One genomic segment of Erysipelotrichaceae bacterium 66202529 includes these proteins:
- the tnpB gene encoding IS66 family insertion sequence element accessory protein TnpB — protein MLIDIEHVEHFYIICGSTDFRKGIKGCVRIISLIEEIDPFSESVFLFCNRKKDAIKVLHFDLNGFELLTMKLLESKYQWPKS, from the coding sequence ATGCTTATCGATATCGAACATGTAGAGCATTTCTACATCATATGTGGCAGTACAGATTTCAGGAAAGGGATCAAGGGATGTGTAAGGATCATATCACTAATTGAAGAAATTGATCCTTTTTCAGAATCCGTATTCCTATTCTGTAATCGAAAAAAAGATGCGATAAAAGTACTGCACTTTGATCTGAACGGATTTGAGCTACTTACAATGAAGCTGCTGGAAAGCAAATACCAGTGGCCAAAGTCATAA
- a CDS encoding transposase, whose protein sequence is MKQEGILFPRHTYARWMLDSSDLYLEKVYTYIHRRLLEEDIIYADETHHDVFTDGRKGSQLKQAYIWMFRTGATAEKISCFMSTKEEGAERSRRNS, encoded by the coding sequence ATGAAGCAGGAGGGTATCCTGTTTCCAAGACATACATACGCAAGATGGATGTTAGACAGCAGTGATCTATATCTGGAAAAGGTCTATACATATATACATAGAAGACTACTGGAGGAGGATATCATTTATGCGGATGAGACACATCACGATGTATTTACAGATGGCAGAAAAGGCAGTCAGCTGAAGCAGGCCTATATCTGGATGTTCCGAACAGGAGCGACAGCAGAAAAAATATCGTGCTTTATGTCCACAAAAGAGGAAGGAGCGGAAAGATCGCGACGGAATTCCTGA
- the rfbB gene encoding dTDP-glucose 4,6-dehydratase codes for MKVYLVTGGAGFIGSNFIYFLLKKYDDIKIINVDKLTYAGNLENLKEIENDERHVFVQADICDTEAIASLFEMYDIDYVVNFAAESHVDRSILNPEIFVETNVNGTVNLLKNAKKYWTIGEDTYKAGVKYLQVSTDEVYGSLGETGYFTEETSITPHSPYSASKASADLFVKAFADTYKIPVNITRCSNNYGPYQFPEKLIPLVFNNTLNHKNLPVYGDGLNIRDWLYVEDHCKGIDMVINGGRLGEVYNIGGHNERTNIFIVKTIIDYVKNNIDDKVGEYMITYVKDRKGHDRRYGIDPEKIKNELGWYPETTFEEGIKLTLNWYHTHGNWIEHITNGKYQDYYKEMYEGR; via the coding sequence ATGAAAGTATACTTAGTAACTGGCGGAGCAGGATTCATCGGAAGTAATTTTATCTACTTTTTATTAAAAAAATACGATGATATAAAAATTATCAATGTAGATAAATTAACATACGCAGGAAATTTAGAAAATTTAAAAGAAATTGAAAATGATGAAAGACATGTATTTGTACAGGCCGATATCTGTGACACAGAAGCTATTGCATCACTTTTTGAGATGTATGATATTGATTACGTAGTTAATTTTGCGGCAGAGAGTCATGTTGACCGCAGTATTTTAAATCCGGAAATATTTGTAGAAACAAATGTTAACGGAACAGTAAATTTATTGAAGAATGCAAAGAAATACTGGACAATAGGGGAGGATACATATAAGGCGGGAGTTAAATATTTACAAGTATCTACAGATGAAGTTTATGGTTCGCTCGGTGAAACCGGTTATTTCACAGAAGAAACTTCAATCACACCGCATAGTCCATACAGTGCTTCAAAAGCAAGTGCTGATTTGTTTGTTAAAGCATTTGCGGACACATATAAAATTCCGGTAAATATTACGAGATGTAGCAATAACTATGGACCATATCAGTTCCCGGAAAAACTGATTCCTCTAGTTTTTAATAATACTCTGAATCACAAAAATCTTCCTGTTTATGGGGATGGTTTGAATATTCGGGATTGGCTGTATGTAGAAGATCACTGCAAAGGGATTGATATGGTAATCAATGGTGGTCGCTTAGGTGAGGTATATAACATTGGAGGACATAACGAGAGAACTAATATTTTTATTGTGAAAACTATTATTGATTATGTAAAAAACAATATTGATGATAAAGTTGGCGAATATATGATTACATATGTAAAAGATAGAAAAGGCCATGATCGCCGTTATGGAATTGACCCTGAAAAAATTAAAAATGAATTGGGGTGGTATCCGGAAACGACATTTGAAGAAGGAATTAAATTAACATTAAACTGGTATCATACACATGGAAACTGGATAGAGCATATAACAAATGGAAAGTATCAGGATTACTATAAAGAAATGTATGAGGGACGGTGA
- a CDS encoding transposase: MFKTDSKIRKECGKEYILIRERRETDIRPKLNDLFTYLDEIVDQVSEKSELHKAIQYARTNKEQLYTFLKDGRLELTNNLAERSQRPVIIGRKNSMFTGRARGTQSSAVI, encoded by the coding sequence ATATTCAAAACGGACAGTAAGATCCGGAAAGAATGTGGGAAAGAGTATATCCTGATCAGGGAAAGGCGTGAAACAGACATACGTCCAAAGCTGAATGATCTTTTCACATACCTTGATGAAATCGTAGATCAGGTATCAGAAAAGAGTGAATTACACAAGGCAATACAATATGCGAGAACGAATAAAGAGCAACTGTATACATTCTTGAAAGATGGCAGGCTGGAGTTGACGAACAATCTGGCAGAACGCAGTCAGAGGCCAGTGATCATAGGAAGAAAGAACAGTATGTTCACGGGCAGAGCTAGAGGAACACAGAGCAGCGCGGTAATATAG
- a CDS encoding transposase gives MYRWQKRQSAEAGLYLDVPNRSDSRKNIVLYVHKRGRSGKIATEFLKDYHGYLQSDDYAGYNGVKGTRVLCHAHVRRKFADIVKAQKGNGSVEVAKEGIKRYKAYSKRTVRSGKNVGKSIS, from the coding sequence ATTTACAGATGGCAGAAAAGGCAGTCAGCTGAAGCAGGCCTATATCTGGATGTTCCGAACAGGAGCGACAGCAGAAAAAATATCGTGCTTTATGTCCACAAAAGAGGAAGGAGCGGAAAGATCGCGACGGAATTCCTGAAAGATTACCATGGTTATCTGCAGAGTGATGATTATGCCGGTTATAACGGGGTGAAAGGTACGAGAGTACTATGTCATGCGCATGTACGGAGAAAGTTTGCGGATATCGTAAAAGCGCAAAAAGGAAATGGCAGTGTAGAGGTAGCGAAAGAAGGCATAAAGAGATATAAGGCATATTCAAAACGGACAGTAAGATCCGGAAAGAATGTGGGAAAGAGTATATCCTGA